The following proteins come from a genomic window of Gossypium raimondii isolate GPD5lz chromosome 5, ASM2569854v1, whole genome shotgun sequence:
- the LOC105768277 gene encoding (+)-delta-cadinene synthase isozyme XC1: MASQVSQMPSSSPLSSNKDEMRPKADYPPSIWGDFFHNCPDKNIDAETEKRHQQLKEEVRKMIVAPMANSTQKLTFIDSVQRLGVSYHFTKEIEDELENIYHNNNDAENDLYTTSLRFRILREHGFNVSCNAFNKFKDEQGNFKSSVTNDVRGLLELYEASYLRVHGEDILDEAISFSANHLILAVASLDYPLSEQVSHALKQSIRRGLPRVEARHYLSVYQDIESHNKALLEFAKIDFNMLQLLHREELSEICRWRNDLDFQTKLPYTKDRVVECYFWILGVYFEPQYSLGRKMMTKVIIMTSVIDDTYDSYATYDELIPYTSAIERWEIKCIDQLPEYMKLSYKALLDIYEEMKQLVAEHGRQYRVEYAKNALIRLAQSYFVEAKWALQNYKPSFEEFKINALSSTGYAMLAITSFVGMGDIVTPETFKWAASEPKIIQASAIICRFMDDIAEHKFKHRREDDWSVIDYYMKEYNITAQETYDVFNKYIESAWKDMNQELLKPTEMPTEVMNRSLNLSRVMDVLYKEGDGYTYVGKAIKDVITSLLIEPVTL; encoded by the exons ATGGCTTCACAAGTTTCTCAAATGCCTTCTTCATCACCCCTTTCTTCCAATAAGGATGAAATGCGTCCCAAAGCCGATTATCCGCCTAGCATTTGGGGAGATTTCTTCCACAACTGTCCCGACAAG AATATTGATGCTGAAACTGAAAAACGCCACCAACAATTGAAAGAAGAAGTGAGGAAGATGATTGTGGCACCAATGGCTAATTCAACCCAAAAGTTAACCTTCATTGATTCAGTTCAAAGACTGGGTGTGAGTTACCATTTCACCAAGGAGATCGAAGATGAACTAGAGAACATCTACCATAACAACAATGATGCCGAGAACGACCTCTACACTACATCTCTTAGATTCCGAATACTCCGAGAGCATGGATTCAATGTTTCATGCA ACGCATTCAACAAGTTTAAGGACGAGCAAGGGAATTTCAAGTCATCTGTGACAAACGATGTTCGAGGATTGTTGGAACTTTACGAGGCCTCCTATTTGAGGGTTCATGGGGAAGATATATTGGATGAAGCAATTTCTTTCTCCGCCAACCATTTAATCCTTGCGGTGGCATCTTTGGACTATCCTTTGTCCGAACAGGTTTCTCATGCTTTGAAACAATCAATTCGAAGAGGCTTGCCAAGGGTTGAGGCAAGGCACTATCTTTCAGTATACCAAGATATTGAGTCCCATAATAAGGCTTTGTTGGAGTTTGCTAAGATCGATTTCAACATGTTACAACTGTTGCATAGGGAAGAGCTAAGTGAGATTTGTAG gTGGCGGAATGATTTAGACTTTCAAACAAAATTGCCATATACAAAAGATAGAGTGGTTGAATGCTATTTTTGGATCTTGGGAGTGTACTTTGAGCCCCAATATTCACTTGGTAGAAAGATGATGACAAAAGTGATAATAATGACATCTGTTATAGATGATACATATGACTCATATGCAACATATGATGAGCTCATTCCCTATACAAGTGCTATTGAGAg GTGGGAAATTAAATGCATAGACCAACTTCCAGAATATATGAAACTGAGCTACAAGGCACTATTAGATATTTATGAAGAAATGAAACAACTAGTGGCTGAGCACGGGAGACAATATCGTGTCGAATATGCGAAAAATGCA CTGATACGACTTGCTCAATCCTACTTTGTGGAGGCCAAATGGGCTCTTCAAAACTACAAACCATCATTCGAGGAATTTAAGATTAATGCATTGTCATCTACTGGTTATGCCATGCTTGCTATTACATCTTTCGTCGGTATGGGAGATATCGTAACACCAGAGACGTTTAAATGGGCAGCCAGTGAACCTAAGATCATTCAAGCTTCCGCAATTATTTGTAGGTTTATGGATGATATTGCTGAACAcaag TTCAAGCATAGGAGAGAAGACGATTGGTCAGTAATCGACTATTACATGAAAGAATATAACATAACAGCACAGGAGACATACGATGTATTCAACAAATATATTGAGAGTGCTTGGAAAGATATGAATCAAGAGCTTCTGAAACCAACAGAAATGCCAACAGAGGTTATGAATCGTAGCCTAAACCTTTCAAGGGTAATGGATGTGCTTTACAAGGAAGGAGATGGCTATACATATGTTGGAAAAGCGATCAAAGATGTAATCACTTCATTGTTGATTGAGCCAGTCACACTTTGA